One Stenotrophomonas maltophilia DNA window includes the following coding sequences:
- a CDS encoding monovalent cation/H+ antiporter subunit A — protein MLPSLPLLLALPFLMAAAVAAFPRSSRSTAAWLAALAPLGGLAILGWLTPSVLDGQVVRTMVPWLPQIGLDFTLRLDGLAWMFAGLVLGIGALVVLYARYYLSQHDNAHRFYCYLLLFMGAMLGMVLSGNLLLLMIFWEMTSISSFLLIGFWSHRQDAREGARMALVITGGGGLALLGGVLLIGRIVGSFDLDVVLAAGEQIRASALYPYALFLVLAGIFTKSAQFPFHFWLPHAMAAPTPVSAYLHSATMVKAGVFLLARLHPALAGSDLFFYTVSGIGALTLLIGAWNAIFQHDLKGLLAYSTISHLGLITLLFGLSTPMAVVAGVFHILNHATFKASLFMAAGIIDHETGTRDMRKLGGLRRLMPFTSALAIIASLAMAGIPLLNGFLSKEMLFAEAITAGGPGIMRTAVSVAALLAGVFGVAYSLRFVHDTFFGPGPHDLDRVPHEPPRWMKVPVELLVVICIAVGVAPALTVAPVLHAAAASILGPAMPEYSLAVWHGFNLPLAMSAIGVVGGVALYFGLRKLINLHDVTNVSTGRNVFHAQLDAVSALAMRLTNGIANGSLQRMLLGLVLVAIAVAAAPFVANPASPNWTAPQPIPLLGWALWLVMMACAVATLRVYKQRLLAVLLVGGVGLMVALTFVFLSAPDLALTQLLVEMVTLVLMLLGMNYLPAQSGPERPRWRKRRDAVIAIIAGAGLGALAYSAMTLPPNTMAGELLARALPEAYGQNVVNVILVDFRGFDTFGEITVFGIAALVVHALLRRTRMAPEQIMPGPPIKLPVPADLAQIMFPLTLTVSIFLFLRGHNAPGGGFIAGLVLAVPLLIQYVIQGTASVESRFGFDYIRCIGMGLLIALLSGSASMLFGVPFLTSGHLDLHVPLIGDVPLASAIGFDIGVYLVVFGGAMLMLSMMGTIKPSRTRTARKGEIDLQRRSARTGEMH, from the coding sequence ATGCTCCCCAGCCTGCCCCTGCTGCTGGCCCTGCCGTTCCTGATGGCAGCGGCTGTTGCGGCCTTCCCCCGTAGTTCGCGCTCGACTGCTGCCTGGCTGGCGGCGCTGGCGCCGTTGGGCGGGCTGGCCATCCTCGGCTGGCTGACCCCATCGGTGCTCGACGGCCAGGTGGTGCGGACGATGGTCCCCTGGCTGCCGCAGATCGGCCTGGACTTCACCCTGCGCCTGGACGGGCTGGCCTGGATGTTCGCCGGGCTGGTGCTGGGCATCGGTGCGCTGGTGGTGCTGTATGCGCGCTACTACCTGAGCCAGCACGACAACGCCCACCGCTTCTACTGCTACCTGCTGCTGTTCATGGGCGCCATGCTGGGCATGGTGCTGTCGGGCAACCTGCTGTTGCTGATGATCTTCTGGGAAATGACCAGCATCAGCTCGTTCCTGCTGATCGGCTTCTGGTCGCACCGCCAGGACGCCCGCGAGGGCGCGCGGATGGCGCTGGTGATCACCGGCGGCGGCGGCCTGGCGCTGCTTGGTGGCGTGCTGCTGATCGGCCGCATCGTCGGCAGCTTCGACCTGGACGTGGTGCTGGCCGCCGGCGAGCAGATCCGCGCCAGCGCGCTGTACCCGTACGCACTGTTCCTGGTGCTGGCCGGCATCTTCACCAAGAGCGCGCAGTTCCCGTTCCACTTCTGGCTGCCGCACGCGATGGCGGCGCCGACCCCGGTCTCGGCCTACCTGCACTCGGCCACCATGGTGAAGGCCGGCGTGTTCCTGCTGGCGCGGCTGCACCCGGCGCTGGCCGGCAGTGACCTGTTCTTCTATACGGTCAGCGGCATCGGCGCGCTGACCCTGCTGATCGGCGCCTGGAACGCGATCTTCCAGCACGACCTGAAGGGCCTGCTGGCCTATTCGACGATCTCGCACCTGGGCCTGATCACCCTGCTGTTCGGCCTGTCCACGCCGATGGCAGTGGTGGCCGGCGTGTTCCACATCCTCAACCACGCCACCTTCAAGGCCTCGCTGTTCATGGCCGCCGGCATCATCGACCACGAGACCGGCACCCGTGACATGCGCAAGCTGGGCGGGCTGCGCAGGCTGATGCCGTTCACCAGCGCGCTGGCGATCATCGCCTCGCTGGCAATGGCCGGCATTCCCCTGCTCAACGGCTTCCTGTCCAAGGAAATGCTGTTCGCCGAGGCGATTACCGCGGGCGGGCCGGGCATCATGCGCACGGCCGTATCGGTCGCGGCGCTGCTGGCCGGTGTGTTCGGCGTGGCCTACAGCCTGCGCTTCGTGCACGACACCTTCTTCGGCCCCGGCCCGCACGACCTCGACCGCGTGCCGCATGAGCCGCCGCGCTGGATGAAGGTGCCGGTGGAGTTGCTGGTGGTGATCTGCATCGCGGTGGGCGTGGCCCCGGCGCTGACCGTGGCGCCGGTGCTGCATGCCGCCGCCGCGTCGATCCTCGGCCCGGCCATGCCCGAGTACAGCCTGGCGGTATGGCACGGCTTCAACCTGCCGCTGGCGATGAGCGCGATCGGCGTGGTCGGTGGCGTGGCGCTGTACTTCGGCCTGCGCAAGCTGATCAACCTGCATGACGTGACCAACGTCAGCACCGGTCGCAACGTGTTCCATGCACAGCTGGATGCGGTTTCCGCACTGGCCATGCGCCTGACCAACGGCATCGCCAATGGCAGCCTGCAGCGCATGCTGCTCGGCCTGGTGCTGGTGGCGATCGCGGTCGCCGCAGCGCCGTTCGTGGCCAACCCGGCCTCGCCGAACTGGACCGCGCCGCAGCCGATTCCGCTGCTGGGCTGGGCACTGTGGCTGGTGATGATGGCCTGCGCGGTGGCCACCCTGCGCGTCTACAAGCAGCGCCTGCTGGCGGTGCTGCTGGTCGGTGGCGTCGGCCTGATGGTGGCGCTGACCTTCGTGTTCCTGTCCGCGCCGGACCTGGCCCTGACCCAGCTGCTGGTGGAGATGGTGACCCTGGTGCTGATGCTGCTGGGCATGAACTACCTGCCCGCGCAGTCCGGGCCGGAGCGGCCGCGCTGGCGCAAGCGCCGCGATGCGGTGATCGCGATCATCGCCGGCGCCGGCCTGGGCGCGCTGGCCTATTCCGCCATGACCCTGCCGCCGAACACCATGGCCGGCGAGCTGCTCGCCCGTGCCCTGCCCGAGGCCTATGGCCAGAACGTGGTCAACGTGATCCTGGTCGACTTCCGCGGCTTCGATACCTTCGGCGAGATCACCGTGTTCGGCATCGCCGCGCTGGTGGTGCACGCGCTGCTGCGGCGTACGCGGATGGCGCCGGAGCAGATCATGCCCGGGCCGCCGATCAAGCTGCCGGTGCCGGCCGACCTGGCGCAGATCATGTTCCCGCTGACCCTGACCGTGTCGATCTTCCTGTTCCTGCGCGGCCACAATGCGCCGGGCGGTGGCTTCATCGCCGGCCTGGTGCTGGCCGTGCCGCTGCTGATCCAGTACGTGATCCAGGGCACCGCGTCGGTGGAATCGCGCTTCGGCTTCGACTACATCCGCTGCATCGGCATGGGCCTGCTGATCGCCCTGCTCAGCGGCAGTGCCTCGATGCTGTTCGGCGTGCCGTTCCTGACCAGCGGCCACCTCGACCTGCACGTGCCGCTGATCGGCGACGTGCCGCTGGCCAGCGCGATTGGTTTTGACATCGGCGTCTATCTGGTGGTGTTCGGCGGCGCCATGCTGATGCTGTCGATGATGGGCACGATCAAGCCATCGCGTACCCGCACTGCCCGCAAGGGTGAGATCGACCTGCAACGCCGTTCGGCCCGCACCGGGGAGATGCACTGA
- a CDS encoding phosphoribosylaminoimidazolesuccinocarboxamide synthase, whose amino-acid sequence MPTTLLQSDLPGLPLRHRGKVRDVFDIPRERLPAGTPPGEYLLMVATDRLSAFDVVLPDPIPGKGEMLCQVSNFWFAKTAHLMPNHLTGIDVASVLPEGVDPALYAKRAVVTRKLKPVPVEAIARGYLIGSGWKDYQRTGKVSGIDLPDGLRQAEQLPEPIFTPSTKAAVGDHDENIDFDAMVKQVGADLAERVRDATLRIYKFAAEYARERGIILADTKFEFGTDADGRLYIMDEMLTPDSSRYWPADEYEVGTSPPSYDKQFVRDYLETLDWGKTAPGPTIPAEIIERTRAKYAEALQRLAGISVD is encoded by the coding sequence GTGCCAACCACGCTGTTGCAATCCGATCTCCCCGGCCTGCCCTTGCGCCATCGCGGCAAGGTGCGTGATGTGTTCGATATCCCGCGCGAGCGGCTGCCAGCCGGAACCCCGCCGGGCGAGTACCTGCTGATGGTGGCCACCGATCGCCTGTCGGCGTTCGACGTGGTCCTGCCCGACCCGATCCCGGGCAAGGGCGAGATGCTCTGCCAGGTCTCCAACTTCTGGTTCGCCAAGACTGCGCACCTGATGCCCAACCACCTGACCGGCATCGACGTGGCCAGCGTGCTGCCCGAAGGCGTGGACCCGGCCCTGTACGCCAAGCGTGCGGTGGTCACCCGCAAGCTGAAGCCGGTGCCGGTGGAAGCGATCGCCCGCGGCTACCTGATCGGCAGCGGCTGGAAGGACTACCAGCGCACCGGCAAGGTCAGCGGCATCGACCTGCCCGATGGCCTGCGCCAGGCCGAGCAGCTGCCCGAGCCGATCTTCACCCCCTCGACCAAGGCCGCCGTGGGCGACCATGACGAGAACATCGATTTCGATGCGATGGTGAAGCAGGTCGGTGCGGACCTGGCCGAGCGCGTGCGCGACGCCACCCTGCGCATCTACAAGTTCGCCGCCGAATACGCCCGCGAGCGCGGCATCATCCTGGCCGATACCAAGTTCGAGTTCGGTACCGACGCCGATGGCCGCCTGTACATCATGGACGAGATGCTGACGCCGGACTCCTCGCGTTACTGGCCGGCCGACGAGTACGAAGTGGGCACCAGCCCGCCGAGCTACGACAAGCAGTTCGTGCGCGATTACCTGGAGACGCTGGACTGGGGCAAGACTGCCCCGGGCCCGACCATCCCGGCCGAGATCATCGAGCGCACCCGCGCCAAGTACGCCGAGGCGCTGCAGCGCCTGGCCGGGATCAGCGTCGACTGA
- a CDS encoding J domain-containing protein, translating to MRWYGKLLGFIAGALLFRPNPLFGAVVGLLIGHAFDSDWFRLNKENPYRELGLTSEATDAEVERAYRKLISQYHPDKLGGAAPELQQQAEQKSRRINAAYDRIKTLRKR from the coding sequence ATGCGCTGGTACGGAAAACTGCTCGGATTCATCGCCGGCGCCCTGCTGTTCCGGCCCAATCCGCTGTTTGGCGCGGTGGTCGGCCTGTTGATCGGCCACGCCTTCGACTCGGACTGGTTCCGCCTGAACAAGGAGAACCCGTACCGGGAGCTGGGGCTGACCTCCGAGGCCACCGATGCCGAGGTCGAGCGCGCCTACCGCAAGCTGATTTCCCAGTACCACCCCGACAAGCTCGGCGGCGCGGCCCCCGAGCTGCAGCAGCAGGCCGAGCAGAAGTCGCGGCGGATCAATGCCGCCTACGACCGCATCAAGACCCTGCGCAAGCGCTGA
- a CDS encoding XVIPCD domain-containing protein: MSGHDPEQQERLLQARAKSVQAQQHLVEQLQGGGHATEAARLRETYHARELGSLAGDVYASAKGKGEPPVGWTRASAVTDPDTLKAAGISLGAADLKKLMRPNDSGFRAEIYIPDKRVFGDDAKPVLVFKGSTGEIIDPRARGGRRESGGEDFLNNGRQGVGMQSDYYDRAMALASRLKTSGTHFELAGHSLGGGMASAASAVTGVRATTFNSAGLHPATADRYAKSHGLPVFNTRDTVHTYQTSGEVLNDVQNGLKRLNEHHRQGFGLLASETSQLLRQPGVQQMVTRKLQEMMPAGAQTATAQLVDQLASKSGAEALRNVPVAAGRMELLLDAKTEVNGKVVDRRHREAPSQLAEYGGPLAEVLIAGARGMRAGRVAGEHVEQVGALAGRGMSLSGVAVERASTLQGNGIGTVVDYGGKSMRVGIEGGATVIAKGRELQGLVESVSHRVQAKGSYGWNIGASVLGALGADDMARQMREHGDAARNQHEAKAREATREAAADAGRIRAGGHHLGGQLQQGVHGVANGLRNGYAVYGATFHMGMNWSGHQITGLTSQAPAVLAGTVGLGAMANKGIATHLPTPALPQNLVNLAKTSWVIGRGSATMGESVDRHGMSETVNPSLDAAIASQEAAARKLLGRPHAQLQEGGAKIPVLNDPAHIDFHLFKGAQTGVHGLDVAHGRIPNLQSDQLAGALAAQAKREGLQAISHVLLSDDRTRAFAVDTPDLQAAHRRHAHVDVAAGMAQPLAVSTAQVDALNTGREQATAAGLAQQQGLEAQDNARRMG, encoded by the coding sequence ATGAGCGGTCACGATCCCGAGCAGCAGGAACGCCTGTTGCAGGCGCGCGCCAAGAGCGTCCAGGCGCAGCAGCACCTGGTCGAGCAACTGCAGGGAGGTGGACATGCCACCGAGGCGGCGCGCTTGCGCGAGACCTATCACGCCCGCGAGCTGGGTTCGCTTGCTGGTGATGTGTATGCCTCGGCAAAGGGCAAAGGTGAACCGCCGGTCGGGTGGACGCGAGCCAGTGCCGTGACCGACCCGGACACGCTCAAAGCGGCGGGCATCAGCTTGGGTGCGGCCGACCTGAAGAAGCTGATGCGGCCGAATGACTCGGGTTTCCGCGCAGAGATCTACATTCCGGACAAAAGGGTGTTCGGTGATGACGCCAAGCCGGTGCTGGTGTTCAAGGGATCAACGGGCGAAATCATCGATCCCCGGGCGAGAGGCGGGCGGCGTGAGTCCGGAGGCGAGGATTTCCTCAACAACGGACGCCAGGGCGTGGGCATGCAGAGCGACTACTACGATCGGGCCATGGCACTGGCGAGTCGCTTGAAGACCTCTGGTACCCACTTTGAACTCGCCGGTCATTCGCTTGGCGGCGGCATGGCCTCTGCCGCTTCGGCGGTTACCGGCGTACGTGCGACCACCTTCAATTCGGCGGGGCTGCATCCGGCCACCGCCGATCGCTACGCGAAATCCCACGGATTGCCGGTGTTCAATACGCGCGACACGGTGCACACCTACCAGACCTCGGGTGAAGTGCTCAACGATGTGCAGAACGGATTGAAGCGGCTCAACGAGCATCACCGGCAGGGCTTTGGCCTGCTGGCCAGCGAGACGAGCCAGCTGCTGCGCCAGCCCGGCGTGCAGCAGATGGTTACCCGCAAGCTGCAGGAGATGATGCCGGCCGGTGCGCAGACGGCCACCGCCCAGCTGGTTGACCAGCTGGCGTCGAAATCCGGGGCGGAGGCATTGCGCAATGTTCCGGTGGCCGCGGGCAGGATGGAACTGTTGCTGGACGCCAAGACCGAAGTGAACGGAAAGGTGGTGGACCGCCGCCATCGAGAAGCACCAAGCCAGCTTGCCGAATACGGTGGCCCGCTGGCCGAGGTGCTGATCGCAGGTGCGCGCGGCATGCGTGCCGGGCGGGTTGCCGGCGAACATGTCGAGCAGGTCGGCGCGCTGGCGGGCCGGGGCATGAGCCTGTCCGGCGTGGCCGTCGAGCGTGCGTCGACCCTGCAGGGAAATGGAATCGGCACCGTGGTCGACTACGGTGGCAAGAGCATGCGGGTGGGCATCGAAGGCGGTGCGACGGTCATTGCCAAGGGTCGCGAGCTGCAGGGGCTGGTCGAATCGGTCAGCCACCGCGTGCAGGCCAAGGGCAGTTACGGCTGGAACATCGGGGCCAGCGTGCTGGGGGCGCTCGGTGCCGACGACATGGCCAGACAGATGCGTGAGCACGGTGACGCGGCGCGCAATCAACACGAGGCCAAGGCCCGTGAAGCCACCCGTGAAGCGGCGGCGGATGCCGGCCGCATCCGCGCCGGCGGCCATCATCTGGGCGGCCAGCTGCAGCAGGGCGTGCATGGCGTGGCCAATGGGCTGCGTAACGGCTATGCCGTGTACGGTGCGACTTTCCACATGGGCATGAACTGGAGCGGCCATCAGATCACCGGGCTGACCTCGCAGGCGCCGGCCGTGCTGGCCGGTACCGTCGGGCTGGGCGCGATGGCCAACAAGGGCATTGCCACGCACCTGCCCACGCCGGCATTGCCGCAGAACCTGGTCAACCTGGCCAAGACGTCGTGGGTGATCGGGCGCGGCAGCGCGACCATGGGGGAGTCGGTGGACCGGCATGGCATGAGCGAGACGGTGAACCCCAGTCTCGATGCGGCAATCGCCAGCCAGGAGGCGGCCGCGCGCAAGCTGCTGGGACGGCCGCATGCGCAGCTGCAGGAGGGGGGCGCGAAGATACCCGTGCTGAACGATCCGGCGCACATCGATTTCCATCTGTTCAAGGGCGCGCAGACCGGCGTGCACGGCCTCGATGTGGCACATGGCCGCATCCCGAACCTGCAGAGCGACCAGCTGGCCGGGGCGTTGGCTGCGCAGGCCAAGCGCGAAGGGCTGCAGGCCATCTCCCATGTGCTGCTCAGTGACGACCGCACGCGGGCATTCGCGGTCGACACCCCGGATCTGCAGGCGGCCCATCGCCGACATGCGCATGTGGACGTGGCGGCCGGCATGGCCCAGCCGCTGGCCGTGAGCACGGCGCAGGTTGACGCCCTGAACACCGGTCGCGAACAAGCGACGGCAGCCGGACTGGCCCAGCAACAGGGGCTGGAGGCCCAGGACAACGCCCGGCGGATGGGCTAA
- a CDS encoding DUF962 domain-containing protein → MQTSTELARPIDRYFASYSDDHRNVINQRIHVVAVPAILWSVVALLWCLPPLITWFQYGIWSAFAMFSAWCFYNKLSRPLGIGMLIQFFVFGCLCRLLEAEIGLHNLLWLAVGVFVVAWIAQFIGHKFEGRKPSFLTDLTYLLIGPAWVMAKFYRKLDWRY, encoded by the coding sequence ATGCAGACATCCACCGAGCTTGCGCGGCCGATCGACCGCTATTTCGCCAGCTACTCCGACGACCACCGCAATGTGATCAACCAGCGCATCCACGTGGTGGCGGTGCCGGCGATCCTGTGGTCGGTGGTGGCCCTGCTGTGGTGCCTGCCGCCGCTGATCACCTGGTTCCAGTACGGCATCTGGTCGGCGTTCGCGATGTTCAGTGCCTGGTGCTTCTACAACAAACTGTCGCGCCCGCTGGGCATCGGCATGCTCATCCAGTTCTTCGTGTTCGGCTGCCTGTGCCGCCTGCTGGAGGCCGAGATCGGCCTGCATAACCTGCTCTGGCTGGCAGTGGGCGTGTTCGTGGTGGCCTGGATCGCGCAGTTCATCGGCCACAAGTTCGAGGGCCGCAAGCCCAGCTTCCTGACCGACCTGACCTATCTGCTGATCGGCCCGGCCTGGGTGATGGCCAAGTTCTACCGCAAGCTCGACTGGCGCTACTGA
- the rpe gene encoding ribulose-phosphate 3-epimerase yields the protein MSNCLIAPSILSANFARLGEEVDNVLAAGADWVHFDVMDNHYVPNLTIGPMVCQALRKHGVTAPIDVHLMVEPVDRIIPDFAEAGATYISFHPEASRHVHRTIQLIRSLGCKPGIVLNPATPVDILDWVLDDLDLVLLMSVNPGFGGQAFIPSALDKLKVVRKMIDASGKDIRLEIDGGVKADNIGEIAAAGADTFVAGSAIFNAKTSYQDVIAQMRANVAAAR from the coding sequence ATGTCCAACTGCCTCATCGCCCCCTCCATCCTGTCCGCCAACTTCGCCCGCCTCGGCGAGGAAGTCGACAACGTCCTCGCCGCCGGCGCGGACTGGGTCCACTTCGACGTGATGGACAACCACTACGTACCGAACCTGACCATCGGCCCGATGGTCTGCCAGGCCCTGCGCAAGCACGGCGTGACCGCGCCGATCGACGTGCACCTGATGGTCGAGCCGGTGGACCGCATCATCCCGGACTTCGCCGAGGCCGGTGCCACCTACATCAGCTTCCACCCGGAGGCCAGCCGCCACGTGCACCGCACCATCCAGCTGATCCGCTCGCTGGGCTGCAAGCCGGGCATCGTGCTGAACCCGGCCACCCCGGTGGACATCCTCGACTGGGTGCTGGATGACCTGGACCTGGTGCTGCTGATGTCGGTCAACCCGGGCTTCGGTGGCCAGGCCTTCATCCCCTCGGCGCTGGACAAGCTGAAAGTGGTGCGCAAGATGATCGACGCCAGTGGCAAGGACATCCGCCTAGAGATCGACGGTGGCGTGAAGGCCGACAACATCGGCGAGATCGCTGCCGCCGGTGCTGACACCTTCGTCGCCGGCTCGGCCATCTTCAATGCCAAGACCAGCTACCAGGACGTGATCGCGCAGATGCGCGCCAACGTCGCTGCGGCGCGCTGA
- a CDS encoding GNAT family N-acetyltransferase, with amino-acid sequence MALLNIRSATVADAGLILHFIRELAIYEKAEHSVQTDEIGIAESLFGADATARALICEVDGEAIGYAVYFYNYSTWLGRKGIYLEDLYVSQEKRGAGAGKALLKYIARQAVAEGCGRFEWSVLDWNTPAIEFYTAAGAKPQDEWTVYRLQGQALHDFANG; translated from the coding sequence ATGGCACTGTTGAATATCCGCTCGGCCACCGTGGCCGACGCTGGCCTGATCCTGCATTTCATCCGTGAGCTGGCCATCTACGAGAAGGCCGAGCACTCGGTGCAGACCGATGAGATCGGCATCGCCGAGAGCCTGTTCGGCGCCGATGCCACGGCCCGCGCGCTGATCTGCGAAGTCGACGGCGAAGCGATCGGCTATGCGGTGTATTTCTACAACTACTCCACGTGGTTGGGCCGCAAGGGCATCTACCTGGAAGACCTGTATGTCAGCCAGGAAAAGCGCGGCGCCGGTGCCGGCAAGGCGCTGCTGAAGTACATTGCACGCCAGGCCGTGGCCGAAGGCTGCGGCCGTTTCGAATGGTCGGTGCTGGACTGGAACACCCCGGCCATCGAGTTCTACACCGCCGCTGGCGCCAAGCCGCAGGACGAGTGGACCGTGTACCGGTTGCAGGGCCAGGCATTGCACGATTTCGCCAACGGCTGA
- the yegS gene encoding lipid kinase YegS produces MTTPRWRLILNGKSAGNDELRDAVGHWRGQGVQLEVRVTWEDGDAERYVAEAIDHGVDVIVAAGGDGTLSAVAETLAHREELADALPSLALIPMGTANDFATAAGIPTEPKAAFALIGQATPHAIDLLRVDADGTQWWCANLASGGFGTQVTVETDAGLKKMLGGLAYVITGIAKLGRIEPIHARLSGPDFAWEGDFIALGIGNGRQAGGGQQLCPQALIDDGQLDVTVLPELEGEVTATLGQMLKSGTQAALEQLATRARLPWLQVESERPLTLNLDGEPVQARRFRIACVPGRVRMHLPVGCALLSEPR; encoded by the coding sequence ATGACCACCCCGCGCTGGCGCCTGATCCTCAACGGAAAATCCGCAGGCAATGACGAGCTGCGCGACGCCGTCGGCCACTGGCGCGGGCAGGGCGTGCAGCTGGAAGTGCGGGTGACCTGGGAAGACGGTGACGCCGAACGCTACGTGGCCGAGGCGATCGATCATGGTGTGGACGTGATCGTGGCCGCCGGTGGCGACGGCACGCTCAGCGCGGTGGCCGAGACACTGGCGCATCGTGAGGAGCTGGCAGATGCGTTGCCCTCGCTGGCGCTCATCCCGATGGGGACCGCCAACGACTTTGCGACTGCGGCCGGCATTCCGACCGAGCCGAAGGCGGCCTTTGCGCTGATCGGACAGGCCACGCCGCATGCCATCGATCTGCTGCGCGTGGACGCCGATGGCACCCAATGGTGGTGCGCCAATCTTGCCAGCGGGGGCTTCGGCACACAGGTGACGGTGGAGACCGATGCCGGCTTGAAGAAGATGCTGGGCGGGCTGGCCTACGTGATCACCGGCATCGCCAAGCTGGGGCGGATCGAGCCGATCCACGCGCGCCTGTCGGGCCCGGATTTCGCGTGGGAAGGCGACTTCATCGCGCTCGGCATCGGCAATGGCCGCCAGGCCGGTGGTGGCCAGCAATTGTGCCCGCAGGCGCTGATCGATGATGGGCAGCTGGACGTGACGGTGCTTCCGGAGCTGGAAGGTGAAGTCACCGCCACGCTTGGCCAGATGCTGAAGTCCGGCACCCAGGCCGCGCTGGAACAGCTGGCGACGCGCGCGCGGCTGCCATGGCTGCAGGTGGAATCCGAGCGCCCGTTGACGCTCAACCTGGACGGCGAACCGGTACAGGCGCGCCGGTTCCGCATCGCGTGCGTACCGGGCAGGGTGCGGATGCACCTGCCCGTGGGCTGTGCACTGCTGTCCGAGCCGCGCTGA
- a CDS encoding ankyrin repeat domain-containing protein: MLLRLDALGARLQQAFLLLGIVTAHGRLHCSSVKTRSSRTCWNDHGQRYHPPNASMSRDHMHRHPHSSFTPFSCLALMLLMLLSACARTSSHGAERYFEGKALELAIAAEQGDAATITRLIKTEGVNPDKEFSKQDGIPLIAWPLRAQNLEGLRAMLDNGADPNARRIETLDGETFRHNNAMVYAAKMDDPRYLALLLDHGGDPDTRTSNTETLLFQAFISGNLWKNIQLLVERGAHVNESNIGQADTVLSWYTGRGGFEQAYWLLEHGADPTIASPSSAQPGAPDRMAMVEAIYWEITTPDLLPWQKKCQQWLIDHGIARPPLPQYIREKREAFGFPAKEQDIPPL, encoded by the coding sequence GTGCTGCTGCGCCTGGACGCTCTTGGCGCGCGCCTGCAACAGGCGTTCCTGCTGCTCGGGATCGTGACCGCTCATGGCAGACTCCATTGCTCATCAGTGAAGACACGGTCATCCAGGACCTGCTGGAATGACCACGGCCAACGCTATCATCCCCCGAACGCGTCCATGTCAAGGGATCACATGCACCGTCACCCTCACAGTTCCTTTACGCCATTTTCCTGCCTGGCGCTGATGCTGCTGATGCTGCTGAGCGCCTGCGCGCGCACGTCTTCACATGGCGCGGAGCGCTATTTCGAGGGCAAGGCACTTGAACTGGCCATCGCCGCCGAACAGGGTGATGCGGCGACGATCACGCGCCTGATCAAGACCGAAGGCGTGAACCCCGACAAGGAGTTCTCGAAGCAGGATGGCATTCCGCTCATCGCGTGGCCGTTGCGCGCACAGAACCTGGAAGGCCTGCGCGCGATGCTCGACAACGGCGCCGACCCGAATGCACGGCGCATTGAAACGCTGGACGGCGAAACGTTCCGCCACAACAACGCCATGGTCTATGCCGCGAAGATGGACGATCCGCGCTACCTGGCCCTGCTGCTGGATCATGGCGGCGACCCGGACACGCGCACCTCCAATACCGAAACGCTGCTGTTCCAGGCTTTCATTTCCGGCAACCTGTGGAAGAACATCCAGCTGCTGGTGGAGCGAGGCGCGCACGTCAACGAATCCAACATCGGCCAGGCCGATACCGTTCTCAGCTGGTACACCGGCCGTGGCGGCTTCGAGCAGGCCTACTGGCTGCTTGAGCATGGTGCGGACCCCACGATTGCATCGCCGTCATCGGCGCAACCGGGCGCGCCCGATCGGATGGCCATGGTCGAAGCCATCTACTGGGAAATCACCACACCGGACCTGCTGCCCTGGCAGAAGAAGTGCCAGCAGTGGCTGATCGATCACGGCATTGCCCGGCCGCCGCTGCCGCAGTACATCCGCGAGAAGCGCGAAGCATTCGGGTTCCCGGCGAAGGAGCAGGACATACCGCCGTTGTAG
- a CDS encoding Na+/H+ antiporter subunit C produces MELALATAIGVLTAIGIYLLLRARSFDVILGMTFLSYATNLLIFAGGRVVLGKAPVLQEGLDSHLGNYTDPLPQALVLTAIVIAFAMTAVSIVLAMRSRSDNHSDHVDAHEPDDDLQDERVPPRQGEDRV; encoded by the coding sequence ATGGAACTGGCCCTGGCTACCGCGATCGGCGTACTGACCGCCATCGGCATCTACCTGCTGCTGCGTGCGCGCAGCTTCGATGTGATCCTCGGCATGACCTTCCTGTCCTACGCCACCAACCTGCTGATCTTCGCCGGTGGCCGCGTGGTGCTGGGCAAGGCGCCGGTGCTGCAGGAGGGCTTGGACAGCCACCTCGGCAATTACACCGACCCGCTGCCGCAGGCGCTGGTGCTGACCGCGATCGTGATCGCCTTCGCGATGACCGCAGTGAGCATCGTGCTGGCCATGCGCAGCCGCAGCGACAACCACAGCGACCACGTGGACGCCCACGAGCCGGATGACGACCTGCAGGATGAGCGCGTGCCGCCACGCCAGGGCGAGGATCGCGTATGA